One segment of bacterium DNA contains the following:
- a CDS encoding ABC transporter ATP-binding protein, which translates to MIYVENLHKIYDMGTQSVHALRNINLNVREGEFVAIMGPSGSGKSTLMNILGCLDQPTEGSYRLAGEEVAGMDDDELADVRNRKIGFVFQSYNLIPRRSALRQVMLPLMYNPDDSHLDMESKAQAALERVGLGDRVNSKPNEMSGGQQQRVAIARALVNNPLIIFGDEPTGNLDTRTSEEIMVILQELHAEGKTIVMVTHENDIAQHSERIIRFKDGHLVEDTPVAKRIVAREVLASLPVEEES; encoded by the coding sequence ATGATTTACGTGGAGAATCTCCACAAAATTTATGACATGGGCACACAGTCGGTACATGCGCTTCGGAATATCAACCTAAATGTCCGCGAAGGCGAGTTCGTCGCAATAATGGGACCGTCAGGCTCAGGTAAATCGACTCTTATGAACATTCTCGGCTGCCTTGATCAGCCCACCGAAGGCTCCTACAGACTTGCCGGTGAGGAGGTTGCGGGGATGGATGATGACGAACTGGCAGATGTGCGCAATCGCAAGATCGGGTTTGTATTCCAGTCATATAACCTTATTCCGCGCCGTTCAGCCCTGCGCCAGGTAATGCTGCCGTTGATGTATAACCCTGACGACTCTCATCTTGATATGGAAAGCAAAGCACAAGCTGCTCTAGAGCGAGTAGGACTTGGCGACCGCGTCAACAGCAAGCCCAATGAGATGTCCGGCGGTCAGCAGCAGCGTGTGGCAATTGCGCGTGCGCTAGTCAATAACCCGCTGATTATCTTTGGTGACGAACCCACCGGCAACCTCGACACTCGCACAAGCGAAGAGATCATGGTCATCCTGCAGGAACTGCACGCTGAGGGCAAAACAATTGTCATGGTCACGCATGAGAACGATATAGCGCAGCATTCAGAACGGATTATCAGATTCAAGGATGGGCATTTGGTCGAAGATACGCCGGTTGCCAAGCGAATCGTTGCTCGGGAAGTATTGGCGTCTTTACCGGTGGAGGAAGAATCATGA
- the larB gene encoding nickel pincer cofactor biosynthesis protein LarB, whose protein sequence is MNTELLEQLLEMVKDGRLEVGAAMQRLRSLPYEDIGFAKLDNHRSLRSGFPEVVYCQGKTNEQVIEIMKHLCKGNKCILGTRASTEVYDAVKNHIPNAAYNKPARIITVGKPVRSDKELAQDDKYVMVVCGGTADIPVAEEAAVTARVLGSRVEKSYDVGVAGLHRLLDQKETLLGANVIIAVAGMEGALASVVGGMVSRPVIAVPTSIGYGASFGGLAALLSMLNSCAVGVSVVNIDNGFGAGYLAHMINKGQ, encoded by the coding sequence ATGAATACAGAACTTCTCGAACAACTGCTGGAGATGGTGAAGGATGGACGCCTGGAAGTAGGCGCAGCGATGCAGCGTCTGCGCTCACTGCCGTACGAAGACATAGGATTTGCCAAACTCGACAACCACCGCAGCCTGCGCAGTGGGTTTCCAGAGGTTGTTTACTGCCAGGGTAAGACGAACGAGCAGGTGATAGAGATAATGAAACATCTGTGCAAGGGCAACAAGTGCATATTGGGCACACGTGCAAGCACTGAAGTATATGATGCAGTCAAGAACCATATTCCAAATGCAGCCTATAACAAACCGGCAAGGATTATCACAGTCGGTAAGCCGGTTCGGTCTGATAAGGAGCTTGCGCAGGATGATAAATATGTAATGGTCGTCTGCGGCGGGACCGCGGACATACCCGTGGCAGAAGAGGCGGCAGTCACCGCAAGGGTGCTCGGCAGCCGTGTGGAGAAGTCATATGATGTGGGTGTAGCAGGTCTGCACAGACTGCTCGATCAGAAAGAGACACTGCTCGGCGCAAATGTGATAATAGCAGTGGCCGGGATGGAAGGCGCTCTGGCAAGCGTTGTCGGTGGAATGGTCAGCAGACCGGTCATAGCAGTGCCGACAAGCATAGGTTACGGCGCCAGCTTCGGCGGTCTGGCTGCTCTGCTTTCCATGCTCAACTCCTGCGCGGTCGGAGTAAGCGTGGTGAATATAGACAACGGCTTCGGCGCAGGATATCTGGCACACATGATCAACAAAGGGCAATAA
- a CDS encoding ABC transporter permease subunit: protein MRRIWIIAKMTLLENSRKQIFHVLCLLMLTVIAGSTLLSIFTEGTKLKILKDLCMSCILFGGAALAIALGSTGIPNDVEQRTLQPIAARPISRAQYVAGKFLGTFLTVAMGVVVMAMVFAVLIYSYQHSIDTFLPMATGFALLEVAIIAAIATSLSTVASPAVTSLVSFLIYVCGSVKIGYFGGMIERTGSTLVRICYSGVYHILPNLECFNLKAALVHNDSIPTTYLLQVAIYGVCYAAFVLALGTLNFSRKEI, encoded by the coding sequence ATGAGAAGAATCTGGATTATTGCAAAGATGACACTGCTGGAAAACAGCCGTAAGCAAATATTTCATGTGCTCTGCCTACTGATGCTCACTGTCATCGCAGGGTCGACACTTCTGTCGATCTTCACTGAGGGGACCAAGCTCAAAATACTAAAAGACCTGTGCATGAGCTGCATACTCTTCGGCGGCGCCGCATTGGCTATTGCGCTCGGCTCGACAGGCATACCAAACGACGTTGAACAGCGCACACTTCAGCCCATAGCAGCCCGTCCGATCAGCCGTGCGCAGTATGTGGCAGGCAAGTTCCTCGGCACGTTTTTGACGGTGGCCATGGGAGTAGTCGTAATGGCTATGGTATTTGCCGTGCTGATCTATTCATACCAGCACAGTATTGACACTTTTCTGCCAATGGCAACAGGATTCGCATTGCTGGAAGTTGCAATCATAGCCGCAATAGCGACGTCTCTGTCGACAGTCGCCAGCCCCGCCGTCACATCACTGGTAAGCTTCCTGATTTATGTATGCGGATCAGTCAAGATAGGCTATTTCGGAGGCATGATCGAGCGTACGGGCAGCACACTTGTAAGAATATGCTATTCGGGAGTCTATCATATACTGCCGAACCTTGAGTGCTTCAATCTGAAGGCAGCGCTCGTGCACAATGACTCGATCCCGACGACATATCTGCTGCAGGTCGCCATATATGGTGTGTGCTATGCGGCATTTGTGCTGGCGCTCGGCACACTCAACTTCTCCCGCAAGGAGATATAA
- a CDS encoding ABC transporter permease, which translates to MSLWESVAVALEGLSANKMRAVLTMLGVIIGVAAVITMLALAKGAQNQTMERIQSMGTNVLTVFTGRTSKGPAKGGFGSNEFMTLDDVQAISDECSAVKAAAPEAQTNAQVKYKNQNTNTTILGTTPDYLSIRNYQVQTGRMFTDDEVRAYRKVAVIGPTTAENLFGEVSPVGQNVRINGIQFQIVGLMKEKGSAGSFSDPDDRLVVPATTCMRRLMGTEYVRAINVQAASSDVSDQASSQVDAVIRKRHNIAADDEDTFMIRNQADIIEMAQETSKVFTLLLAGIASVSLIVGGIGIMNIMLVSVTERTREIGIRKALGARQRDIKTQFLVEALVLSLCGGTVGVLVGLLGSFVVSCVSEWHAQVSLTSILLSFGFAAFVGIFFGYYPAQQAARLRPIEALRYE; encoded by the coding sequence ATGAGTCTATGGGAAAGCGTAGCCGTCGCGCTTGAAGGTCTGTCGGCAAATAAAATGCGTGCTGTCCTCACCATGTTGGGTGTTATTATAGGTGTTGCGGCTGTCATCACAATGCTGGCGCTGGCCAAAGGCGCACAAAACCAGACGATGGAACGCATACAATCTATGGGCACCAACGTGCTTACAGTTTTCACAGGACGAACCAGTAAGGGACCAGCAAAGGGCGGTTTTGGCAGCAATGAATTTATGACTCTGGATGATGTCCAGGCCATAAGTGATGAGTGTTCCGCCGTGAAGGCTGCTGCTCCCGAAGCACAGACAAATGCGCAGGTAAAGTATAAAAATCAGAACACCAACACGACAATTCTCGGCACCACGCCGGATTATCTGTCCATCAGGAACTATCAGGTCCAGACGGGAAGAATGTTCACCGACGACGAAGTGAGAGCATATCGCAAAGTTGCAGTCATCGGACCAACAACTGCCGAGAATCTGTTCGGCGAAGTATCACCGGTCGGGCAAAATGTCCGCATCAACGGTATTCAGTTCCAGATAGTGGGTCTTATGAAAGAAAAAGGCTCGGCAGGCAGTTTTTCAGACCCCGACGACCGGCTTGTTGTCCCCGCGACGACATGTATGCGCAGGCTGATGGGGACCGAATATGTGCGTGCAATCAATGTGCAGGCTGCATCATCGGACGTCAGCGATCAGGCGTCATCTCAGGTCGATGCAGTTATCCGCAAACGTCACAACATAGCCGCAGATGATGAAGACACATTTATGATCCGAAACCAGGCCGACATAATCGAAATGGCACAGGAAACCAGTAAAGTCTTCACACTGCTGCTGGCAGGAATCGCAAGTGTGTCGCTGATAGTCGGTGGGATTGGCATTATGAACATCATGCTGGTATCCGTCACCGAGCGCACACGTGAAATTGGCATTCGCAAAGCGCTTGGCGCCAGGCAGCGCGACATCAAAACACAGTTCCTGGTCGAGGCGCTGGTGCTCTCACTGTGCGGCGGCACTGTCGGCGTTCTGGTCGGTCTGTTAGGGTCATTTGTGGTCAGCTGCGTTTCGGAGTGGCATGCGCAGGTCTCTCTGACTTCCATATTGCTATCGTTCGGATTTGCGGCATTTGTCGGAATATTCTTCGGCTATTATCCGGCACAGCAGGCAGCACGGCTGCGCCCGATTGAAGCACTGCGATACGAATAA
- a CDS encoding isoprenylcysteine carboxylmethyltransferase family protein, which yields MSRAIENWLFIGLLLVVLIFAGRPASFMDREPVDFAFDLAGLVISMLGLLLRVVSRDWKIVHGDGCLVTDGPYSVVRHPMYVGSFLAGLGLCVILGSVPFTIIYSIFFIVIHVRIARREDKYMDGVWPEEHKEYTAKVPGCVPSFAGLIKIITSYRGWISSIPGAFNRERSALCGILVGACISESASDILTFGWAVVHLEVMIWTGVAAVLFATWLLLYFRQKTAKAH from the coding sequence GTGTCAAGAGCAATAGAGAACTGGTTGTTTATCGGTTTGTTGCTGGTTGTCCTTATCTTTGCGGGACGACCTGCTTCATTTATGGACAGAGAGCCTGTGGACTTTGCGTTCGATCTTGCGGGCTTGGTTATATCAATGCTGGGACTGCTGCTTAGAGTAGTGTCACGAGATTGGAAGATTGTGCATGGTGATGGCTGCCTGGTTACGGATGGACCATATTCGGTCGTGCGGCATCCCATGTATGTGGGCAGCTTTCTTGCCGGTCTGGGGCTGTGTGTGATACTTGGAAGCGTGCCATTTACCATCATCTATTCAATATTCTTTATAGTGATTCATGTGCGCATTGCACGACGTGAAGACAAATATATGGACGGTGTCTGGCCGGAAGAGCATAAGGAATATACTGCGAAGGTGCCGGGGTGTGTGCCTTCATTTGCCGGCCTGATTAAGATTATTACGTCATACAGAGGGTGGATATCTTCTATTCCCGGCGCATTCAACCGAGAGCGCAGTGCTTTGTGCGGAATTCTCGTGGGTGCATGCATTTCAGAATCTGCATCGGATATTTTGACGTTTGGCTGGGCCGTTGTCCACCTTGAAGTGATGATATGGACCGGCGTTGCGGCTGTGCTTTTTGCGACGTGGTTGTTACTATACTTCCGACAAAAAACCGCTAAGGCACACTAA
- a CDS encoding glycoside hydrolase has protein sequence MDRKKDRPAVHIRRVPLVNANYDTYKPNGFVEQNTFLTMPQEYAEVPTFENSKCLLPEPIWKGHESAIDCYWKTWQLAFKNIHKLDPESGFVANYIDTAFNDCIFMWDTCFILMFARYGSRAFSFLRTLDNFYSKQHKDGFICREIGKHLGDDRFQRFDPTSTGPELMPWTEWEYYLNLGDKDRLARVFPVLVAFHQWMRDYRTWPDGAYWASGWASGMDNQPRMGHNLPGYVETFYHDHMVWLDACLQGVLSASILVQMAGELGRENDVPDMLQEIDNLTRVINTKLWDKQTSFYYDLHKDGTLSDCKSIAAYWALLAGVVPPRCLKPFLAHLENSKEFMRAHRVPALSADDPQYDPNGGYWKGSVWPPTNYMVLRGLTRVGQDNLAYEIGRNHHNAIVKTFEDTGTVFENYAPDYIAEGNVAARDFVGWGGLPPIAVFLEYVIGLQANIPNNRIMWNVNLLEEHGVKNYPFGAMGTLDLLCEARMSATQEPDIIAKSSVPLELEICWSDGHQTIKVEPT, from the coding sequence TTGGATCGAAAAAAGGACAGGCCTGCTGTTCATATTAGGCGTGTTCCGCTGGTTAATGCAAATTACGACACTTACAAGCCCAACGGCTTCGTTGAGCAGAATACATTCCTCACAATGCCCCAAGAATATGCCGAGGTCCCAACGTTTGAGAATTCAAAGTGTCTACTGCCTGAGCCGATTTGGAAAGGTCACGAATCTGCTATCGATTGTTATTGGAAAACTTGGCAACTGGCATTCAAGAATATACACAAGTTGGATCCGGAAAGTGGCTTTGTCGCGAACTACATAGACACTGCATTCAATGACTGCATATTCATGTGGGATACATGTTTTATATTGATGTTTGCCCGCTATGGAAGCAGAGCATTCAGCTTTTTAAGAACCCTGGATAATTTCTACAGCAAGCAGCACAAAGACGGATTCATATGCCGTGAAATCGGCAAGCATCTCGGTGACGACAGGTTTCAGCGATTCGACCCGACCTCCACCGGTCCTGAGTTGATGCCTTGGACCGAATGGGAATACTATCTGAACTTGGGAGACAAAGACAGGCTTGCTCGTGTATTTCCTGTGCTCGTTGCATTTCATCAGTGGATGCGGGACTACCGGACTTGGCCGGATGGAGCTTATTGGGCGTCAGGATGGGCAAGCGGCATGGACAATCAGCCAAGAATGGGTCACAATCTACCCGGATACGTTGAGACATTCTATCATGATCACATGGTTTGGCTTGATGCTTGCTTGCAAGGAGTATTGTCGGCGAGTATTCTCGTTCAAATGGCCGGGGAACTCGGCAGAGAGAATGATGTTCCTGATATGTTGCAAGAAATTGATAATCTGACCAGGGTCATCAACACAAAACTGTGGGACAAACAAACCAGTTTCTACTACGATCTTCATAAAGATGGCACGCTGAGCGACTGCAAGAGTATTGCAGCATATTGGGCGCTATTGGCCGGAGTAGTTCCTCCCAGATGTCTCAAGCCATTCCTCGCTCATCTGGAAAATTCGAAAGAGTTTATGAGAGCGCACAGGGTTCCCGCATTATCTGCGGATGATCCCCAGTATGATCCAAACGGTGGCTACTGGAAAGGCAGCGTTTGGCCTCCGACAAACTACATGGTATTGCGTGGGCTGACCCGTGTCGGTCAGGACAATCTGGCGTATGAGATTGGCCGCAACCATCACAATGCTATTGTGAAGACATTTGAAGATACCGGGACCGTCTTTGAAAATTACGCTCCCGATTACATTGCCGAAGGTAATGTGGCTGCTCGAGATTTTGTCGGATGGGGTGGGCTTCCGCCTATCGCTGTATTTCTTGAGTATGTGATCGGGCTTCAAGCAAACATTCCGAATAATCGAATAATGTGGAATGTAAACTTGCTCGAGGAGCATGGCGTGAAGAATTATCCGTTTGGAGCTATGGGGACACTCGATTTACTGTGCGAGGCGCGCATGTCAGCTACCCAAGAGCCAGATATTATCGCAAAGTCCAGTGTTCCTCTTGAACTTGAAATATGCTGGAGCGACGGTCACCAGACCATTAAGGTAGAGCCGACCTAG
- the larE gene encoding ATP-dependent sacrificial sulfur transferase LarE, which produces MSKNHSVFLTLTATSAIVKPVADYERLKNLLTDMGSVLIGYSGGVDSTLLAKAATDALGDKAICVLIESCLVPSSEIDDAISLADMYGFNLVRLGVDILSLDKVPENTPERCYHCKKALFSRLTEMANEQGIKYVLDGSNIDDESDFRPGSKANCELGVRSPFKELGITKEHIRAISRDIGLSTWNKPSYACLASRVPYGSRLTTELLARIEHAEDILNELGFGQFRVRDHGDTARIELMPLEMEKMIGHHVRECVVREFKSLGYKYVALDLVGYHTGSMNEVIGF; this is translated from the coding sequence TTGTCAAAAAACCATTCTGTCTTTTTGACACTCACGGCCACTTCCGCTATAGTTAAACCTGTGGCAGATTATGAAAGACTCAAAAACCTCCTTACAGATATGGGGAGTGTGCTTATAGGATACTCAGGTGGAGTAGACAGCACTCTGCTCGCAAAGGCAGCAACCGATGCGCTCGGTGATAAAGCAATCTGTGTGCTGATCGAATCATGCCTTGTCCCATCGTCCGAAATAGATGATGCAATCAGTCTGGCTGACATGTATGGTTTCAACCTGGTCAGGCTGGGTGTGGATATATTGTCGCTGGACAAAGTGCCGGAAAACACACCCGAGCGTTGTTATCACTGCAAAAAAGCTCTCTTTTCCAGATTGACCGAGATGGCAAACGAACAGGGTATCAAATATGTGCTCGACGGCTCGAACATTGACGACGAATCCGACTTCAGACCCGGATCGAAAGCCAACTGCGAGCTTGGTGTGCGCAGTCCATTTAAGGAACTGGGTATTACGAAGGAACACATCCGTGCAATATCGCGTGATATAGGGCTAAGCACCTGGAACAAGCCGTCCTACGCATGTCTTGCGTCCCGCGTTCCCTATGGTTCGCGTCTGACGACTGAACTCCTGGCACGCATAGAGCACGCGGAAGACATTTTGAATGAACTCGGGTTCGGCCAGTTTCGTGTCCGAGACCACGGCGACACGGCGCGCATAGAGCTGATGCCGCTCGAGATGGAGAAGATGATAGGCCACCATGTTCGAGAATGTGTGGTGCGCGAGTTCAAAAGCCTGGGATATAAATATGTCGCACTCGATCTTGTGGGTTATCATACGGGGAGCATGAACGAGGTAATCGGTTTCTAG
- the larC gene encoding nickel pincer cofactor biosynthesis protein LarC, with translation MRTAYFDCFAGISGDMTLGALVDAGADFEKLKLELAKLDIKDYELILSKVVRSGISATDIEVRVHHDHGHHGRSFTDIKQHIEQSSLSDSVKAKSIAIFKRLGEAEAKIHGKSIEEIHFHEVGAIDSIIDIVGTCICLALLEIDKVFAGPIPTFHGMVKIAHGTFPLPAPATAEILKDVPWRELGIEGEIVTPTGAAILAELAEGFGPMPAMTLQSTGYGSGKKDFGIPNVLRVMIGEQEEPGHKCCKHPEVAILESNIDDMEPQVYEVVMERLFAAGALDVYLTPIQMKKNRPATLLSVICDPEKISAMGNIIFEETSTIGIRIDRQSRMCLPRITVTVDTKYGQITIKVAHKNGEIINSQPEYEDCKAAAAKHGVPVKLVRDAAIAKFYSQPCD, from the coding sequence ATGCGCACAGCATATTTTGACTGTTTTGCCGGCATCAGCGGCGATATGACTCTTGGGGCGCTGGTGGATGCGGGCGCTGACTTTGAGAAGCTCAAGCTCGAACTGGCAAAACTTGATATTAAAGATTATGAGCTAATATTAAGCAAAGTTGTGCGCAGTGGCATTTCTGCAACAGATATAGAAGTCCGAGTCCATCACGATCATGGCCATCATGGCCGCAGTTTCACAGATATCAAACAGCATATAGAACAGAGCAGCCTGAGCGACAGCGTCAAAGCCAAATCAATCGCAATCTTCAAAAGGCTGGGTGAGGCTGAGGCGAAAATTCATGGCAAAAGCATCGAAGAAATTCATTTTCATGAAGTCGGTGCGATAGACTCGATTATAGACATAGTCGGCACATGCATATGCCTGGCTCTGCTCGAAATAGACAAGGTTTTTGCCGGCCCAATCCCGACTTTTCATGGCATGGTAAAGATCGCCCATGGCACATTTCCTCTGCCCGCCCCCGCTACTGCAGAAATTCTGAAAGACGTTCCCTGGCGTGAGCTTGGGATCGAAGGAGAAATCGTGACACCGACCGGCGCCGCCATATTGGCCGAACTTGCGGAAGGATTTGGTCCTATGCCCGCAATGACATTGCAGTCCACCGGCTATGGATCCGGCAAAAAGGACTTCGGAATCCCAAATGTTCTGAGAGTGATGATCGGAGAACAGGAAGAACCCGGGCATAAGTGCTGCAAACACCCGGAGGTCGCCATACTCGAATCGAATATAGACGACATGGAGCCGCAGGTCTATGAAGTTGTCATGGAAAGGCTTTTTGCAGCGGGAGCGCTGGATGTCTACCTAACGCCCATCCAGATGAAGAAGAACCGCCCGGCGACTCTCTTGTCTGTCATCTGTGACCCTGAGAAGATTTCTGCTATGGGTAATATCATCTTTGAAGAAACATCCACAATCGGCATCAGGATAGACAGGCAATCACGTATGTGCCTTCCACGCATAACCGTCACTGTTGACACAAAGTACGGACAGATCACGATCAAAGTCGCGCACAAGAACGGCGAAATCATAAACAGTCAGCCCGAATACGAAGACTGCAAAGCGGCAGCAGCCAAGCATGGCGTACCGGTCAAACTGGTAAGAGACGCCGCAATAGCTAAGTTTTATAGCCAGCCCTGCGACTAA
- a CDS encoding ABC transporter ATP-binding protein, whose translation MQPIRAQDLTKIYSLGNKNRAKTAVDSLEIEVPEGAIFGFLGPNGAGKTTTIKMILDFVRPTRGSVSIFGRSTNYPATRNLIGYLPEQPYFHKFLKPIEVLSMHAGLAGVDRHSSKKRAMTCLERAGIAEYAEIPISKLSKGLTQRVGLAQAIVGDPKLLILDEPTSGLDPIGRRYVRDLLIELRNEGKTIFLSSHLLSEIENVCDIVAVMKQGKLVALGAPDSVRSSNSHVIVQTEPLDEEMRDRLKFIGASVERSRDYALIKIDPTDLYNVMHILEGRNISVSRIETQRESLEEAFLRLAA comes from the coding sequence ATGCAGCCGATAAGAGCACAAGACCTAACCAAAATCTACAGCCTCGGCAATAAAAACCGCGCGAAAACAGCAGTCGATTCACTGGAAATCGAAGTTCCCGAAGGAGCAATCTTTGGATTTCTCGGACCCAACGGTGCAGGCAAAACGACGACCATAAAGATGATCCTCGATTTTGTCAGGCCGACACGGGGAAGTGTAAGTATCTTCGGCAGATCTACCAACTATCCGGCAACACGCAATCTAATAGGCTATCTGCCTGAACAGCCATATTTTCACAAGTTCCTAAAGCCTATCGAGGTGCTGAGCATGCACGCCGGGCTGGCCGGAGTGGATCGTCATAGTTCGAAGAAGCGCGCAATGACATGTCTCGAACGCGCAGGCATCGCCGAATACGCCGAAATCCCTATCTCGAAGCTCTCAAAAGGACTCACACAGAGAGTCGGACTGGCGCAGGCTATTGTCGGTGACCCAAAACTCCTGATACTCGATGAACCTACGTCCGGGCTGGACCCTATAGGCCGGCGCTATGTCCGTGATCTATTGATCGAACTCAGAAACGAGGGCAAGACCATCTTCCTAAGCTCTCATTTGCTGAGCGAAATAGAAAATGTGTGCGATATAGTTGCAGTCATGAAGCAAGGCAAGCTGGTGGCGCTCGGCGCTCCTGACAGCGTCCGAAGCTCCAATTCGCATGTGATCGTCCAGACCGAGCCACTGGATGAAGAGATGCGCGACAGGCTCAAGTTTATTGGCGCATCTGTCGAGCGCAGCAGGGACTATGCACTGATAAAGATTGACCCAACAGACTTATACAATGTTATGCACATCCTTGAGGGTCGGAATATTTCGGTCAGCAGGATTGAGACACAGAGAGAATCACTCGAAGAAGCATTTTTGCGGCTGGCCGCATGA